The Erythrobacter sp. genome segment ATTACCTCGTCAAACCCGTCGCGCCGGACCGGCTGATGCAGGCGCTGCGCAATGCCACGACGCGCGAAAGCCAGCACGACGAACTGACTCCGTTGACCGAGAAGTTCCCCGCCAATCTCGATTTCGAAGCCATGGTCGGCACCGCACCGCCCTTCCGCGATGCGCTGGCCAAGGCGGCCAAGGCGGCGCGCGGGCATGGGCACGTGCTGATCGAGGGCGAATGCGGCACCGGCAAGGAAATGCTGGTGCGCGCGATGCACGCCGCCAGCCCCCGCGTGAAGACCGCCTTCCGGATGCTCAACATCGCCGGCATCCCAGCCAGCAGCCTCGAATCGGTGCTGTTCGGGCACGAGAAGGGTGCCTTCCCCGGCGCCTTCGAGCAGCAGCTCGGCGCAATGCAGACCTGTGACGGCGGCACGCTGGTGCTCGACGAGATCGACCGCCTGCCCACCGACCTGCAGGATCGGCTCGCCGACGTGATCGAGACCGGCCAGGTCAAACCCATCGGCGCGCCCTACGCCTTCAAGGTCGATGTCCGCATCATCGCCGCCAGCAACCTGCCGCTGGCGGACATGGTGGCGACCGGGCACTTCCGCGCCAATCTCCTTTCCGCGCTCTCGCGCACTTCGATCGAGCTGCCGCCGTTGCGCCGCCGCACCGGGGACATCCCCGCGCTCACCCGCCACTTCCTCACCCGCATCGGCGACCAGCCGGGCCTGCGCCCGCTCGGCATCACCTCGGATGCGCTGCAATTGCTCGCTGCCTTCGACTGGCCGGGCAATGTCCGCCAGCTCCAGGCCGTCCTCTTCCGCGCTGCCGTGTTCTGCGACGGCGACGCGCTAACCGCCGAGGACTTCCCGCAATTGCGCGAGATCGTCGGCCATTTCGAACCCCCGCGCATTCCGGTGCGCGAGAGCGCCGGGGTGCAGCTCTACAATGCGGACGGAAACCTGCGCCCGCTCGAAGAGATCGAAGCCGACGTCATCCGCCTCGCCATCGGCCACTATCGCGGCCGCATGACCGAAGTGGCGCGGCGGCTGGGGATTGGTCGCTCGACGCTGTACCGCAAGCTGAGCGATCTTGGCATCGACAACGCGGCTTGAGATGAGCGTCGACGACACTTTGATTGTTCGACGCCTCGAAGGCGAAGTCCATCGGCAAGACCTCGAGGCAGCCAAGAACTATTTCGCTGGCAGCTTTGCAAACTCTCCGTCGAAAGAGTTCACATTTACGGTGGAATTACCTTCCGATGCGATGGGTTGGATTGATGTCCACCTTTTTGATGAGATCGTAAGCCAATGGATTGCCTTCGGTCATGCGCAAAAAGGCGCTCGTTCATCTGATGCCATTAGCCATGCCATAATGCTCGACTTCTTCTGCCAGCTCCAACCGCAAGCCAAAGCACATCGGATAGCTGTAGGAAAGCCCGAGAGCTAAACCTCCAACCCCGCAAAATCCGTCAGCGCCGCGTCCCGCAAACCGCGCCACACGTTGCGCGCTTGCACCGTCTCGAACACATCATGCACCCGCAGCAGTTGCACGCCCGCGTCCATGCCGAGCTGCGCCAAAGCCAGCGAACCGCCGACCCGCTGGTGCGCCGCCACTTCGTTGCTCAGCGCGCCGATCATCCGCTTGCGGCTTGCCCCCAGCAGGAGCGGCTGGCCGAGGGCGTGGAACATGGCGAGGTGATTGAGGAGGGTGAGGTTTTCCGCCAGCGACTTGCCGAAGCCGACGCCGGGATCGAGGATGATCCGGTCCCGCGCCACGCCGCCCGCCAGCGCCCGGTCACGCGCCTCGC includes the following:
- a CDS encoding sigma-54-dependent Fis family transcriptional regulator: MADPEQRLLMLIDDEPAQSRLISALAGREGWRTLVVSDSETAIATLGTRQGMQLSAIVLDQWVPGDRACELIAELKDRRPALPILMLTTSTSPQLAVEAMRAGATDYLVKPVAPDRLMQALRNATTRESQHDELTPLTEKFPANLDFEAMVGTAPPFRDALAKAAKAARGHGHVLIEGECGTGKEMLVRAMHAASPRVKTAFRMLNIAGIPASSLESVLFGHEKGAFPGAFEQQLGAMQTCDGGTLVLDEIDRLPTDLQDRLADVIETGQVKPIGAPYAFKVDVRIIAASNLPLADMVATGHFRANLLSALSRTSIELPPLRRRTGDIPALTRHFLTRIGDQPGLRPLGITSDALQLLAAFDWPGNVRQLQAVLFRAAVFCDGDALTAEDFPQLREIVGHFEPPRIPVRESAGVQLYNADGNLRPLEEIEADVIRLAIGHYRGRMTEVARRLGIGRSTLYRKLSDLGIDNAA